The following are encoded in a window of Peromyscus leucopus breed LL Stock chromosome X, UCI_PerLeu_2.1, whole genome shotgun sequence genomic DNA:
- the Pabpc5 gene encoding polyadenylate-binding protein 5 → MGSGEPNTAGKKKKYLKAALYVGDLGPDVTEDMLYKKFRPAGPLRFTRICRDPVTRTPLGYGYVNFRFPADAEWALNTMNFDLINGKPFRLMWSQPDDRLRKSGVGNIFIKNLDKSVDNRALFYLFSAFGNILSCKVVCDDNGSKGYAYVHFDSLAAANRAIWHMNGVRLNNRQVYVGRFKFPEERAAEVRTRDRATFTNVFVKNLGDDMDDEKLKKLFSECGPTESVKVIRDVSGKSKGFGFVRYETHEAAQKAVLNLHGKSIDGKLLYVGRAQKKIERLAELRRRFERLKLKEKSRPPGVPVYIKNLDETIDDEKLKEEFSSFGSISRAKVMMEVGQGKGFGVVCFSSFEEATKAVDEMNGRVVGSKPLNVTLGHARRRW, encoded by the coding sequence ATGGGGAGTGGGGAACCTAATACTGCTGGCAAGAAAAAGAAGTACCTCAAGGCTGCCCTGTATGTGGGTGACTTGGGCCCTGACGTCACAGAAGACATGCTCTATAAGAAGTTCAGACCCGCTGGCCCTCTACGCTTCACTAGAATCTGCCGTGACCCGGTGACCCGCACCCCCCTGGGTTATGGTTATGTTAACTTCCGCTTTCCTGCAGATGCTGAGTGGGCCTTGAACACAATGAATTTTGACTTAATTAATGGTAAACCATTTCGCCTCATGTGGTCACAGCCAGATGACCGCTTAAGAAAGTCTGGAGTTGGAAATATATTCATCAAAAATTTGGATAAATCCGTAGACAATAGGgccctgttttatttattttctgcttttgggAACATTCTTTCCTGTAAAGTAGTATGTGATGACAATGGCTCTAAGGGTTATGCCTATGTCCATTTCGATAGCCTTGCTGCTGCCAATAGGGCTATCTGGCACATGAATGGAGTCCGACTCAACAACCGCCAGGTTTATGTGGGCCGATTCAAATTTCCTGAAGAGAGAGCAGCTGAAGTCAGAACCAGGGATAGAGCAACATTTACTAATGTTTTCGTGAAAAACTTGGGAGATGACATGGACGACGAAAAACTAAAGAAACTTTTCAGTGAATGTGGGCCAACTGAGAGTGTTAAAGTAATACGAGATGTCAGTGGGAAATCTAAAGGCTTTGGATTTGTAAGATATGAGACACATGAAGCTGCCCAAAAAGCTGTGCTAAACCTGCATGGCAAGTCAATAGACGGGAAACTCCTATATGTAGGGAGAGCACAGAAGAAAATTGAACGCTTGGCTGAGTTAAGGCGGAGATTTGAAAGgctgaaattaaaagaaaaaagtaggccTCCAGGAGTGCCTGTCTATATTAAGAACCTGGATGAGACCATCGATGATGAAAAACTGAAGGAAGAATTTTCTTCATTTGGATCAATTAGTCGAGCCAAAGTGATGATGGAAGTGGGACAAGGCAAAGGGTTTGGTGTCGTCTGCTTCTCTTCTTTTGAAGAGGCTACCAAAGCAGTGGATGAGATGAATGGTCGTGTAGTAGGCTCTAAGCCACTGAATGTCACACTGGGCCACGCCAGGCGCAGGTGGTGA